From the Streptomyces nigrescens genome, one window contains:
- the pstB gene encoding phosphate ABC transporter ATP-binding protein PstB, whose product MAKRIDVSGLSAYYGSHKAIDDISMTVEPRSVTAFIGPSGCGKSTFLRTLNRMHEVTPGGRVEGKVMLDDENLYGSGVDPVAVRRTVGMVFQRPNPFPTMSIFDNVAAGLRLNGSYKKSELKDVVERSLKGANLWNEVKDRLNKPGSGLSGGQQQRLCIARAIAVEPQVLLMDEPCSALDPISTLAIEDLIGDLKERFTIVIVTHNMQQAARVSDRTAFFNLAAVGQPGKLIEIDETERIFSNPSVQATEDYISGRFG is encoded by the coding sequence ATGGCCAAGCGAATCGACGTCAGCGGCCTCTCCGCGTACTACGGCAGCCACAAGGCCATCGACGACATCTCGATGACCGTCGAGCCGCGCTCCGTCACGGCCTTCATCGGCCCGTCCGGCTGCGGCAAGTCGACGTTCCTGCGCACCCTGAACCGTATGCACGAGGTCACCCCCGGCGGCCGCGTCGAGGGCAAGGTGATGCTGGACGACGAGAACCTCTACGGCTCCGGGGTCGACCCGGTCGCCGTCCGCCGCACCGTCGGCATGGTCTTCCAGCGCCCCAACCCGTTCCCCACGATGTCGATCTTCGACAATGTCGCGGCCGGTCTGCGGCTGAACGGCTCGTACAAGAAGAGCGAGCTCAAGGACGTCGTCGAGAGGTCCCTCAAGGGCGCCAACCTCTGGAACGAGGTCAAGGACCGGCTGAACAAGCCCGGCTCCGGACTCTCCGGCGGCCAGCAGCAGCGGCTGTGCATCGCCCGCGCCATCGCGGTCGAACCGCAGGTCCTGCTGATGGACGAGCCCTGCTCGGCGCTCGACCCGATCTCCACCCTCGCCATCGAGGACCTGATCGGCGACCTCAAGGAGCGCTTCACGATCGTCATCGTGACGCACAACATGCAGCAGGCCGCGCGGGTGTCGGACCGTACGGCGTTCTTCAACCTCGCCGCCGTCGGCCAGCCCGGCAAGCTGATCGAGATCGACGAGACCGAGCGGATCTTCTCCAACCCGTCGGTGCAGGCCACGGAGGACTACATCTCCGGCCGCTTCGGCTGA
- the pstA gene encoding phosphate ABC transporter permease PstA, whose product MSITTDRPAVSNGGNPLPVSLKQARLPRWSPPVIALAAAGAGCGVGLGAGLDSTVQWGLIAALLFILGSFALAAAVEGARQAKDRLATSLVWTAFLIAVVPLASLLWETVSRGTKVLDVYFLQHSMGTTPDALPGGGIYHAIIGTLEQVGLATLIAAPIGLLTAIYLVEYGRGRLARAVTFFVDVMTGIPSIVAGLFILSVWILILGFGPSGFAGAMALAILMMPVVVRSTEEMLKLVPNELREASLALGVPKWRTILKVVLPTSIGGITTGVMLSIARITGETAPVLLLVWGAKTINNNPFEDAQQSLPLYVFQQWQQGSEASYDRAWAAALVLIAFVMILNLVARGIARWKAPKSGR is encoded by the coding sequence GGCCGCGGCCGGCGCCGGCTGCGGCGTCGGCCTGGGCGCCGGCCTGGACAGCACGGTCCAGTGGGGCCTGATCGCCGCCCTGCTGTTCATCCTCGGCAGCTTCGCGCTCGCCGCGGCCGTCGAGGGCGCCCGGCAGGCCAAGGACCGGCTGGCCACCAGCCTCGTCTGGACGGCCTTCCTGATCGCCGTCGTCCCGCTGGCCTCCCTCCTGTGGGAGACCGTCAGCCGCGGCACCAAGGTCCTGGACGTCTACTTCCTGCAGCACTCGATGGGCACCACCCCGGACGCGCTGCCCGGCGGCGGTATCTACCACGCGATCATCGGCACCCTGGAGCAGGTCGGCCTGGCCACCCTGATCGCCGCGCCGATCGGTCTGCTCACCGCGATCTACCTCGTCGAATACGGACGCGGCCGGCTCGCCCGGGCCGTCACCTTCTTCGTCGACGTGATGACCGGTATCCCGTCGATCGTGGCCGGCCTGTTCATCCTCTCCGTGTGGATCCTGATCCTCGGCTTCGGCCCGTCCGGCTTCGCCGGCGCGATGGCGCTGGCGATCCTGATGATGCCGGTCGTGGTCCGCTCCACCGAGGAGATGCTCAAGCTCGTCCCGAACGAGCTGCGCGAGGCCTCGCTGGCCCTGGGCGTGCCCAAGTGGCGCACCATCCTCAAGGTCGTCCTGCCCACGTCGATCGGCGGCATCACCACCGGCGTGATGCTCTCCATCGCGCGCATCACCGGGGAGACCGCGCCCGTGCTCCTCCTGGTGTGGGGCGCGAAGACGATCAACAACAACCCCTTCGAAGATGCCCAGCAGTCACTTCCGCTCTACGTTTTCCAACAGTGGCAGCAGGGCTCCGAGGCCTCGTACGACCGCGCCTGGGCCGCGGCACTTGTCCTCATCGCCTTCGTCATGATCCTCAACCTGGTGGCCCGCGGCATCGCCCGCTGGAAGGCCCCCAAGTCCGGCCGCTGA
- a CDS encoding metal-sensitive transcriptional regulator, with product MTTTDADTNGSTAAAAACHPPQPAPDPRSDVQTVTDNAETSPAAGVHGYAKQKDAHIKRLRRIEGQIRGLQRMLEEDVYCIDILTQVSASTKGLQSFGLQLLEEHLRHCVADAAVKGPEAIDAKVQEATKAIERMLRT from the coding sequence ATGACGACCACGGACGCCGACACCAACGGCAGCACCGCAGCCGCCGCGGCCTGCCACCCCCCGCAGCCGGCCCCCGACCCCCGAAGCGACGTTCAAACCGTGACCGATAACGCAGAGACTTCGCCGGCAGCCGGTGTGCACGGCTACGCAAAGCAGAAAGACGCACACATCAAGCGACTGCGGCGGATCGAGGGCCAGATCCGCGGACTGCAGCGGATGCTCGAAGAGGATGTCTACTGCATCGACATACTCACCCAGGTCTCGGCGAGCACCAAGGGCCTGCAGTCCTTCGGCCTCCAGCTCCTGGAGGAGCATCTGCGGCACTGCGTCGCCGACGCGGCCGTCAAGGGTCCCGAGGCCATCGACGCCAAGGTGCAGGAGGCCACCAAGGCCATCGAGCGGATGCTGCGCACCTGA
- a CDS encoding DUF47 domain-containing protein, translated as MRFRLTPRETSFYDMFAASADNIVTGSKLLMELLGADASARAEIAERMRAAEHAGDDATHAIFHQLNSSFITPFDREDIYNLASSLDDIMDFMEEAVDLVVLYKVEELPKGVDQQIEVLARAAELTAEAMPHLRTMTNLTEYWIEVNRLENQADQIHRKLLAHLFNGKYDAIEVLKLKQIVDILEEAADAFEHVANTVETIAVKES; from the coding sequence GTGCGCTTTCGTCTGACCCCCAGGGAGACGAGCTTCTACGACATGTTCGCCGCCTCCGCGGACAACATCGTCACGGGCTCCAAGCTCCTGATGGAACTGCTCGGGGCGGACGCCTCAGCCCGGGCAGAGATCGCCGAACGCATGCGGGCGGCGGAGCACGCGGGTGATGACGCGACCCACGCGATCTTTCACCAGCTGAACTCCTCGTTCATCACGCCGTTCGACCGCGAGGACATCTACAACCTCGCCTCGTCGCTCGACGACATCATGGACTTCATGGAAGAGGCGGTCGACCTGGTCGTCCTCTACAAGGTCGAGGAGCTGCCCAAGGGCGTCGACCAGCAGATCGAGGTGCTGGCGCGGGCGGCCGAGCTGACCGCCGAGGCGATGCCGCATCTGCGGACCATGACCAACCTCACCGAGTACTGGATCGAGGTCAACCGCCTGGAGAACCAGGCCGACCAGATCCACCGCAAGCTGCTGGCGCACCTCTTCAACGGCAAGTACGACGCCATCGAGGTCCTCAAGCTCAAGCAGATCGTGGACATCCTGGAAGAGGCGGCGGACGCCTTCGAGCATGTCGCCAACACCGTCGAGACCATCGCGGTCAAGGAGTCCTGA
- a CDS encoding inorganic phosphate transporter, giving the protein MDTFALVVTIAVALGFTYTNGFHDSANAIATSVSTRALTPRAALAMAAVMNLAGAFLGSGVAKTVSEGLISTPHGSKGMGILFAALLGAVVWNLVTWYFGLPSSSSHALFGGMVGAALAGGTTVIWSGVVEKVVLPMFISPVIGLVLGYLVMVLILWMFRKSNPHKAKRGFRIAQTVSAAGMALGHGLQDAQKTMGIVVMALVIADVEDQNAAIPLWVKLACAITLSLGTYAGGWRIMRTLGRRIIELDPPQGFAAETTAASVMYTASFMFHAPISTTHVITSAIMGVGSTKGTRAVRWGVAKNIVMGWFITMPAAALVAAFSYWVVELAFG; this is encoded by the coding sequence ATGGACACCTTCGCGCTCGTCGTGACCATTGCGGTCGCGCTCGGTTTCACCTACACCAACGGCTTCCACGACTCCGCGAACGCCATCGCGACCTCGGTGTCGACGCGGGCGCTGACCCCGCGGGCGGCGCTGGCGATGGCCGCGGTGATGAACCTCGCCGGTGCCTTCCTGGGCAGCGGGGTCGCCAAGACGGTCAGCGAGGGGCTGATCTCGACTCCCCACGGCAGCAAGGGGATGGGCATCCTCTTCGCCGCGCTGCTCGGTGCGGTGGTCTGGAACCTCGTCACCTGGTACTTCGGCCTGCCGTCGTCGTCCTCGCACGCCCTCTTCGGCGGCATGGTCGGTGCGGCCCTCGCCGGTGGCACCACCGTGATCTGGTCCGGGGTGGTCGAGAAGGTCGTCCTGCCGATGTTCATCTCGCCCGTCATCGGCCTGGTGCTCGGCTACCTGGTGATGGTCCTCATCCTCTGGATGTTCCGTAAGTCCAACCCGCACAAGGCCAAGCGCGGGTTCCGCATAGCCCAGACGGTGTCCGCCGCGGGCATGGCGCTCGGCCACGGTCTGCAGGACGCCCAGAAGACCATGGGCATCGTGGTGATGGCCCTGGTCATCGCCGATGTCGAGGACCAGAACGCGGCCATCCCGCTCTGGGTCAAGCTGGCCTGTGCGATCACGCTCTCGCTCGGTACGTACGCGGGCGGCTGGCGCATCATGCGCACCCTGGGCCGCCGGATCATCGAACTGGACCCGCCGCAGGGCTTCGCCGCGGAGACCACGGCCGCCTCGGTCATGTACACCGCGTCGTTCATGTTCCACGCGCCGATCTCCACCACCCATGTCATCACCTCCGCGATCATGGGCGTGGGCTCGACCAAGGGCACCCGCGCGGTGCGCTGGGGCGTCGCCAAGAACATCGTGATGGGCTGGTTCATCACGATGCCGGCCGCGGCGCTGGTCGCGGCGTTCTCGTACTGGGTCGTGGAGCTGGCGTTCGGCTGA